A window of the Risungbinella massiliensis genome harbors these coding sequences:
- a CDS encoding glycosyltransferase codes for MKVMIFAPSQSIHTHKWATYLQKQANTDVVVVSFENHYSAENAKEVRTIALPSRLPGKLSYFPAIFSLKKVIQKEQPDILHAHYASSYGFIASWVSFHPTIVSVWGSDIYEFPRKNTLQRYIVERSLQKADLVCSTSQAMAEETRKYTAKKIEVTPFGVDTELFQPVEKEDSVYLRIGIAKGLKDLYGYPELLQGFADFVRAGRKAELYIMGDGEERDKYEEMVAQLNISKEVHFLGHVSNREVANKLQELDVFILPSHQDSFGVAALEAQAAGVPVAVHRVGGLPEVVLDQTTGLIMDGNSPRHITETLQWFADHQTKRYEMGKAAAEFVREQYSWSESGKRMKRIYQEILEKKGE; via the coding sequence ATGAAAGTAATGATATTTGCTCCAAGCCAATCTATTCATACACATAAATGGGCAACCTATTTACAAAAACAAGCTAACACAGATGTTGTAGTAGTCAGTTTTGAAAATCACTATTCTGCGGAGAATGCGAAAGAAGTGCGGACAATCGCACTTCCTTCGCGCTTGCCTGGTAAGTTGTCTTATTTTCCAGCTATCTTTTCATTAAAAAAAGTGATTCAAAAAGAGCAACCTGACATCTTGCATGCTCATTATGCTTCGAGTTATGGCTTTATTGCCTCTTGGGTTTCATTTCACCCTACAATCGTATCTGTTTGGGGATCTGACATATATGAGTTTCCAAGAAAAAATACTTTACAACGTTACATTGTAGAAAGATCTCTTCAAAAAGCAGATCTGGTCTGTTCTACTAGTCAGGCAATGGCAGAGGAAACGAGAAAGTATACTGCAAAAAAAATAGAAGTGACCCCTTTTGGTGTTGATACAGAACTGTTCCAACCAGTAGAGAAAGAGGACTCTGTGTACTTGCGTATAGGGATTGCCAAAGGGCTGAAGGATTTATATGGGTATCCCGAGCTTTTGCAAGGTTTTGCTGACTTTGTAAGAGCAGGAAGGAAAGCGGAGCTTTATATCATGGGGGATGGAGAAGAGCGAGATAAATATGAAGAAATGGTCGCTCAACTCAACATTTCGAAAGAAGTGCATTTCTTAGGGCATGTTAGCAACCGAGAAGTAGCAAACAAACTACAAGAGTTAGATGTTTTTATTTTGCCATCTCATCAGGATAGTTTTGGAGTAGCTGCTTTGGAAGCTCAAGCTGCTGGGGTTCCCGTTGCTGTTCATCGGGTAGGTGGTCTACCTGAAGTAGTTTTAGATCAAACGACAGGTCTCATTATGGATGGTAATTCACCAAGACATATTACCGAAACCTTACAATGGTTCGCTGATCATCAAACGAAGCGATACGAGATGGGAAAAGCAGCAGCCGAATTTGTACGGGAGCAGTATAGCTGGTCTGAGTCTGGAAAGCGGATGAAACGCATCTACCAAGAGATTTTAGAGAAGAAAGGAGAATGA